ATTGAAAGGTTTTGTGACATAATCATCTGCTCCTGCCTCTAATCCCCAAATTTTATCTATGTCTTGATCTTTAGCAGTCAGCATCACAATTGGTACATCAGAGAAGGCTCGAATCCGCCAACAAATTTCCATCCCGTCAACCTCTGGCAGCATCAAATCTAACAAAATTACATCTGGTACTTGCTTGTGAAACTGTTTGATTGCAGTGTGACCATCTGCTGCTGTTGTGACGCTATAGCCTTCTTTTTGCAACGTATAAGAAAGGCTTTCTCGCAAAGCTTCTTCATCATCTACTAGTAATATGTGGGGCATACTTGTTTAAGAAATAGTGGCGTATTGTGAATATTTAATGGTTAATGTAATA
Above is a genomic segment from Fischerella sp. JS2 containing:
- a CDS encoding response regulator transcription factor, which produces MPHILLVDDEEALRESLSYTLQKEGYSVTTAADGHTAIKQFHKQVPDVILLDLMLPEVDGMEICWRIRAFSDVPIVMLTAKDQDIDKIWGLEAGADDYVTKPFNTRELLARIKAVLRRRAEKQS